The Cicer arietinum cultivar CDC Frontier isolate Library 1 chromosome 1, Cicar.CDCFrontier_v2.0, whole genome shotgun sequence genome contains the following window.
GCAACGGCTACTTATAACATCTTTGTcaacgaaaatttcaaaacgtgtgaataaaattgtatttgaaATAACTTTAGTATTGAACTTCAAACAAAACTGGCGTGACATTCAAATAAACATATAGCGGAAAGCATCAAAATTCATTTATGTGCCAACTGACAAAATCCTAAATTGTCATAAGTTAAggaatcaaattaaatttttttttcttcataataaaCTGACATTCATTCATATAAATTGATAGACCACATTGATTTCgagaaatataaatttaaattggctaaaaataaaaagaatgaattagTAAACTAACTCACAACTTTTAAgttaataacaaaatagaaaataccTACAAATGTGACAAATTTAAAGTGTTCTGTACTCATCCCTCCGGATATATAACGTTGATTATGTCAAAGTTATTAGTTGAATCTGTAATGAATCAAAGTTAATATTTCAATCTGAACCAAACGAACATCACATTAAGACGAGAAATTCAAATGTCACACTAAGATGatgaacaaatatataaaatcacagaTGAAACACAAGAAAATCTAAATCTATGTAAAAGTcaattatttagataaaaattgagaaaaagtGCTTGAGACGTAAAAGTGATCTTAAACTACTCATCTCTAATGAATAAAGAAAATAGAGAAGTGCCTTAACCTAAAAGGCGTATGTGCACAGACCTCTCTAAGACTGATGCGTCCAAACTAAAATTCTTATTTGGCTTTAAATAAGAGACTCAAATAAGAACACATAGCTACTTATTTGGCTTTAATTGTAATTGTtatgcataaaaaataaataatttgtgttTTCATAAATGATTAGATCTTATATTGCTCTTGATAAGTAATGTAACAAAATTATTAGATTCAAACTAAAATTCAAGCACCGAATAGTCTATCCCTTATAATTTGAAGGATCAAAATATTGATTTACTCAATTAACAAGAGTTAAgtgttttatttgtttgaagGTAAAATAAAATCTCTCATTTGTTTGAGAATTCTTCATTCTTCCTTTCTCATATTATCTTTTTTCTCAATCTTCTTTAATATGCTCTTATGCGCACTCTACACCTGTATTGAATGAAAACAATGTCAAAGAAGATGCAACTGATCCATCTCCACATGATTCATGAAAATCTATAGGTTGGCACCCAAAGCCTACAAAGCAGCCTCCACGTGATTGATGAAAATCTAGATTCATCCCTTATATTGTAGGACACTCTCAAATAGGTCTAtgagatgataaatattttaaaaggtaTATGATTCTGCcaaattttattcatataaatcCATCTGTATATTAAAGAACTAAATTGATAGTAAGTGGTTAAATATAGAAACTAAATTGATAGTAAATTGGTAAAATAAAGGACATAATTGATAATAAGTGGTTAAAAATAAAGACTAACTTGACAAATTAAAAGAGTCAagaacttttttaaatatttataatttcaagGACTTATTTGAGAGCACTTTACAAAATTAAGGACTAATTTGGTGCATGGCTCGACGAAAATTCTTTGATACCCTTTCAATTGCTATACAATGTTATACCAATAGTAGTATTAGGCGGACTAGTGTTTAAAAGTCACCCAAAACTCTAACGAATATTGACGACACTCTTCAGAACGAATGATTCTATTGTACTTTATAGATGATGCAATGACTCAATCTAtgtaaaaatgaatatatttttcaattaaactCCTCAACCGACACTAATAAGTCATTGTCCTAAATACAAAGGCAAGGAGAGTCATTAACTTATACTTTTAAAGAATGTAGTTGATCATCTTTGATATCTCGAATGACTTTTAAGCATTGGTATATGGCGAACCTAATTCATCTAAAAATTTGCCCTAAAAAAGTATACTCATTACTTTAATATGGAAATTGTTTATGTAAATAGCATATGGCGCCCACCCCTGTACATTGAGGAGAGTTAGAGTTTATAACGAGGCATTGTAGATTTTACGTATCAAAATCTTTGCTCATAATATGCATCCAGCTAAATGAGGTATCACAAATCAACACGAAGATGAATATTCAGTTTAGATCCTCGGGTCACTTGCCTCAATGGGTGACAAATACTATGataaaacattttcaatttacattttctatttttatcttcaaaattGTCGCCTTATTTGCActttgtttttgtatttttaaatatttgtaggAAACAAATAAAGAGAAAGATGCAGTTTTGTAATCAAGCTGACTCTAATGTTTTCCAACATTAATATCATCCACACTTTACAACTGGAAATATGCAATTGCTTTGAAATGGAAGCAGCAGAACTAAAGCTGAATAGTTGGACCAGCATATACACCAGTATTCATATAAAGATCACTAGGTTGTTCTATCTCTGCAAGCCAAGCATATTCATCCTCTTCACCAACACATACAGGTCCATTTCCTGCAGCTGTAGAGCCAAAGCGTCAAGAAAATCACTCAAAATTGGTGAACTAGTTAGGTATATTGAGATACAATAAATAAGGATATTTAGTGCTAAATAAAATCAACGAGACACAGAAATATTTCAAACAGAACACTTACTATAAGACAGAGTCAATAACAATTTATTTCAATGGAAGTAGATTTAGCCTTACTTACAGAATGTTGAATAAGGATAATCGTGATAATAAGTACATTTCCTTCCTTCATATTCTTTGTAAGGGGGTGCCAGAATGTCCAATACAGCACAAGCTGTTACTGCTGTGAAACAGTGAAGATTTCCGCCATGCTTTGGATATAAAACTGATGTCTCACATGGTGCATTCAAAACCTTATCAACTGCTAACTTTGCTAGTCTTACTGCAAAGAAGAAGAAtcaaaacccaaaaaaaaattgaattatcaaGTAGTTTTGGAAATATGGATGGGAAAGGAAGTGTATAAGCCATTAAGCATGATGATTTTCACATTATCTAATGCTAAAAATAGTTTTCgtgaatattatatttgataatGTATGTCCTCGAAGACTGAAATGTCCAACCCAATCACTATATTGAGAATTCTACATTGGATAAGATATAAGTTTATAAGTAGGAGGCATCCTTCATTTTACAGGGTTGATTTAGATTCAATCCAAATTCTAAGATAGTATCAGAGTCGATCTAAGGTCCGTTGGGCCACTTGGGTCATGCTCCAAATGTTCAATCCTGGGCATGAATGGGTGTGTTCCGAGTCCCACATAAGATGAGATATAGCTTTAAAATGAGATTATAAGTGCATCCCCAATTTTACAAGCCAATTTTGTAAGGTTGAGTTAGGAGGCCCTATGAAAATTCTAAGAACCACTATAAACCAAAACATGGCATAATGAAAGTACTTAATGGTTGAAAGCAATTTCTCTCAACAAGATTTGGTTAGGCCTCTTATAGTTAAATATTATAAGAGGAGGGTCAAGAGTTAGAATTTTTAGTGGGAACTGAATTTGTATAGcagttatttttttatgtaagcCATTTATTATGTCACTTTAAGTTGTAAGTCAGTGTAGTAACTACTTTAGAGCACTTATGGGAGCAAATAAAATTAGGAAATTAGGAAAAGGAAAGGCAAGAAATTACTACGTGGTTATTGGGAAGGGAGAGGCCAAGCTCTCAAATTCTTGGAATGGGTATTCTTGTAAGACGTCTATCAATTCTGTCCTTGCAGAATTGTAAACTCGCATTATGTTTAATTCGATAAAGAATTCAGTTTCCCCATTTCAATTATGTACTAACTACCGACCAAAAATAGCTCAGAAAAATCTTATCTCTGTCAGACACAATAGTAGAGGGGAAGCCATGTAACTTTACTACCTCCTGAAGGAAAATTTCAACAACATCTTTTGCAGTGAAAGGATGGCTAAGTGCTAGAAAATGAACATATTGAGTCAATCTGTCCACCACTACTAGAATGACATTTTTACCTTGAACTTTAGGTAATCCTTCAATGAAACCCATAGATATATCAGCCCAAACCTGATTGCGTATAGGTAGTGGTTAAAGAAATTAACATCAAGGTACAGGATAGAGACCAAATGTTGCATGACCTAAAAAGAAATTTGGTCACAGCTCAGAATTAGATGAAAAAGTACACTGATCAGTCCAGGCGTCCTATTTCACTAATGGTTAGAGACTGGGTTTATTTGAAATTACAGCCCTACAGATTGCGGTTCTTGGCTAAGAAGAGAAATGAGAAATTAAGTCCCCGTTTTTATGGACCATATCAAATTTCAAAGCAGATTGGAGCAGTTGCATTTGAGTTAGCACTTCCACCGGAGAGTAAGATACATCTAGTGTTTCATGTGTTCCTACTTAAGAAGGCCATCTCTTCTACAGCTACTCCTCAACCTTTGCCACTTATGCTCTCGACGGAACTAAAATTGCAAGTAACTCCAGTTGTTGTACAAGATGTCTACAACACTCCTAGTGGCATAGTAGGAGTATTGATTTAGTGGAAGGACCTACCAGATTTTGAAGCAACATGGGAACATGTTGAGACCATTATGGAGCAATTCCCTTATTTTCACCTTGAGGACAAGGTGACTCTTTTGGGAGGGAGTATTGTTCGGCATCttataactaaaaattataaGAGGAGGGTCAAGAGTTAGAATTTTAATTGAGAACTGAATTTGTATggcaattatttttttatgtaagcAGTTTATTGTGTCAGTTTAAGTTGTAAATCGGTGCAGTAACTGCTTTAGAGCAGTTATGGGGCAAATAAAAGTAGGAAAGTTAGGAAAAAGAAAGGCAGGAAATTACTGAGTAGTTATTGAGAAGGGAGAGGCCAAACTCTCAAATTCTTGGAGTGGGTATTCTTGTAACACGTCTATCAATTCTGCCCTTGCAGAATTGTAAACTCGCATTCTGtttaattcaataaagaatTTAGTTTCCTCATTTCAATTGTTTACCAACCAGTTCTAATAGATTTTAATCATTGCCTTAGTTGATCACAAGGAATTGTACGTTTGCAGCAATGGTCTTTGGCGATTTTTTATCCCCCATCTTTTGAATTAGTAGACAGAGGGTAAAGGCTTACAAAAAATATGTGATAGAACTCACAAATTTAAGGTAACGAAACTgaaatttattgaattgaaagtGATGAGCTCAAAGCTCTACAATAGTGGAAAACAGATACGAGAAGAAAAACCAGAGTTAAGTGAATTTCTAATCTAGAGCAAAAGCTCCTAAACCAGAGAGAAATCTCTCCTATAGTATTCTAACCACCTTCAGAATAAAATCCCATCTTCCACTCCCTCCCTCTCATAACAGAAATTCCCTAAAATCAGGGAATATCCTAACTAACTCCCATCTGTGCTCGTGCGAGTTGGACTCAATGATTGGGTCATCTACTCATCTAGAGTTATGGGCCTAGGTGTCCTATCAGTTGGCATCTCCGCTCGCTCATtgaataacaaaacaaaatattaatagagAGATTAAATATGTTGCAAAATGGTAAGTAATTTGTTTTGTATCATAATTTGATTACATAACTGATATAGAAAAACAACCCTTGAAAGTGAAATGCAGAGTCACAAAGTATACTTTCATGCAATATTGTGAGACGTCTTTGAAGTTCAAATTACATATTAACAAGAACAATCTCAACTTTTCAGaaaataaaatgcaaacaaAATACGAGAGAAAGAAAGTCAACTTAAGAGTAAATACAGTATACAAATGATACCTTGAGAGTGTCCCGGTCCCTTGCTTTCTACAATGCAGGGAGGCTCAACCCAGTCGTAAGCTTTCACATGTAAAGAACCATAGAGAAGTTTGCTAAATACAGTCATTTCAGGATGGTCGTGGAGTGGAATAACTGAAGAAGTTGGAAAACAAAATATACACATCTGCACCAATTGACATACTTTACTATACGGGTAAATCTCATTTCAAGCGGTTTCGAATGTCATATGAAAATCACTATCAATCTATAATTGATGTTTATGATACAAACATCATGATTAACCGAATAACAAGATCACAATGAACAGTTTGGCTATATTTGACTGACTTGACAAATCTTCATTTTGTTGATAGacaaaatattgaataataGTAAATCAACTTACAGCAGCACACACATGACGCTTGCATCTGAGCAGAGGCTATGTTGACAATAGTGCCGCGATCACCCCGGTGCAGCACAGCACAGCGGCTTTCCGCCACTGTGAGGGTTAAGTGCATTGCACATTAAAGGTGTGGTTGGAGCATCGGGGTTCGCTGCGTTTCGGAACAGTTATTTTCATGTCTGGAGCAGAGCAACATACCCACTACAGTGTATGGTTtcaaaaaacagaaaaataccCTTAAAGTAGAGACATTTGCAAGACATTTTTGGTATTTTGCACACACAAATTGACTATCATAGTGCTGATGAAGAGAAGGTAACTTCAACATGTTATGTAGATGCTTAAAGTATGACTACAGATACCAAGCTGAGATCCAAAACAAGCTGAGACGTTCGTAGTAATACTGCTTGTAAAGTGCTCACATCAACAGTATCTTAATCAGTTTAGTTATTCTTATTCAACATACAAGCTGAATCAAGCTTGGACAGAATTACCCTTAAAATGACTAGCAAATTATACTATATCATGTTCTAACAACTTACGAGGTGCGAGTATCTATATGCAACACTTTGCTCATATGAGTAATTATCTTATAAGTACATGCAAAACTACTAACAGCTGAAGCTCACCGTAAAACTATCGGATTCATGAATGTCCACATATGTTATTGGCTTAGCCCATCGAGCTACTCTATTCAGTTGGTTGGCACCAAAAAATCCAAGCCCTCGATCATCATCTGCAGCTTCCTCCTTAAGCCCAACATCAGCAGGTTTTATAGTGTCTGCCAAGTCATGAAtgatgataaataataatagatcAATAATCCATTACTCAAACCAATGTAACATATCGTGCATTTCAAAatctaaattctaaaatatatgaaaagtGGTCGGTATTTTCATAGCAAATGGTCGTGAtagattatttataaaatgcTTAAGAATAAATGCTTATTACTCTGCACAAATAAAGCAATGTCAGTGTTCAATTTGGAAAACAAGTTAACTTCATAGATGATAACAGTCTTCCAATATTATATTCTgtgattattaaataataatttggcCATAGTAAGCTACATCAAAATCTATCCAGGCTTAGACTATCTAGAGGTCCTAGTTTCAAATCCAGCTCTCATAATGTAGCAGCTTTAACTTTGCCACTCATTGTCGTTTTATGCAACTCAAAAAATTAGTCTTTGCACTTTCATGTGGAGGGTACCTGGTTTACACACAAAAAATCTAGTGCGAGAGCTAATTCTCCATAATAAAGTATTCATAATAACAATTCCAGTTTTGAGTTTCCCTATCTCTTTTAATAGAAGAATGCTCAAGTACCCTAAGAAAACGAAAGGCAAAGCTAATTTGTTTTCAACAATTCATCTTAAGCATCCCCAATAAAGTAAAATTACCTAGATTCATCACAATTAACAACTACAGTTTCAACTATACATACGTCTTATTGAAGTACATTCTCACACTTCAAAACCAAACAAGACTTTCATACATTGTAACAACAccaacaaccccaatttctctaaTTGACCTCTCATTAAAATGAAAAagtataatttcattttataaaaaaaaatgttgagaaCTTGAAATTGAGAATAATATAAGAGACATACCCAGAATTGAAGAAAGCTTGAGCAAGGGTTGGGAAGAGGGAGGGGGCATTCCAGAGGGAGAGAAAACGGTTTTACAGTGGTCGTATAAATCCTGAACCTTGGAACTTTGGTGTCTCATACTCAAGTATCTTCGAAATGAAGCGAAAACCATGTCCTTGTGCTGTAGTACAAGTTTCTTCAAGTTATCGCATAATAAATGttgtaatttgttttttttttacagtggTCGGTGCCGATCCTCGACTAAAAACTGTTCTTGGTCACAACAAAAGCAATTTTGTTTGAGCAATTTCCAGAGTGAACCTCAAAAGATTTTGAGTTTTGTTATAGTTTTGTGCCCCATTGGCAACCCGGTTAACTAAATTGTTTCTCAATTTTTAGGAGAGCGGCGTTAAACATAAAAGTAAGAATGATGATATGTCTTGTTATAATGATGCGTGAAAAACTCAATCCTAATTTTAAGGATATTATGGGTGGTTGATGTTAAAGTCATTTATCCATAACcttcgattttttttcttttttgtataaaacagtattttccattttaaaattttcagatTTGTTTCATcttcgtattttttttttagctatatatagttatataatatattttaaataatgtgatatataatttcataattatgagtgatcaatattttaaaaaaatataattttcaactttataaaagatttatctatataatttaattaattaataatatataaataattaattaatatgaattattttaaatcatcaaattgtatataacatcatttaaagtaagtcactttattttttcatcaaaaaatttgagaaaatagattaaaattggTGGATTTTAAAATAGGTGATCAATTTCATAGTCAGATAAAAATAGAGAACCAAagttgtaattaaatttttttattatgtcaaTTCTTCAATTCTCGAGAAAATGAAGTATGATAATTGGGAGCttgatcaaaaaataaataagattagATTAAATTCAAACTCGAGCTCTTTAGGTAGATgaacaaaattttagtttaaaaaaaatcttatgtTGGGTTGTTAGTTGAAATTATGCcacaaaacatttttaataataatttaaattacattatttatcttttaagttATTCATAGATTTTACTTTGGTCCCTTAAATgttttttgttctatttttgtcCCTTATTAAGTCTGATTAACTTAGTGTTTCTTAATGCTCATCAACTATACTAAGGTAAATCTCTCTGTATGGGAGGACTAGATGTAACAAGGTTATGTTGTGAACTATTATTAAACTATATGTTAACCCGCGTGTGGCGCGGTAGAACTTAATATattgttgaatataaaataataatatgtaaattaaaagtaatatttttgttttagagtaaaaaatacggaaaaaaattatgtgttaagaagtaaatatatttttgaaaaactatATATAGTTTAATCTTACTTTATTTCAAAggaaaatgtaaaattttgttGATTAATACAATCCATcctaacatatattaaaatatgatactattgataatattttgtaactttAGTGATGCAGTCCTTATCTTTAGTGATGCAagctttttgttttctttgaagtGTTCATtcgaataatatatttgttaaatttcaacatttcttTATCATACAAGTTgtatatttaactataatatgttcttcattttatatgatttatattagtttgcaaacattatattttaaaaatttatgtactttttgacatttttaattttataaattaatcatgaaaattattttatgtaaaaaattggTTAACATCAGACTAATCATGTGTATAGTTACATAGGATAGtctattttaatgaaaatgtgAATACAGATTCATAAAGATCCATAAATATATATAGCCTTGATCAGTAGTTAGATTTGAGTgtatatcaaaaaaaaaaatattaggatAAAAATTATACTCCCTAAGTTTTAGTCAAACAAACAATGTAAGACGGGTTTGAGAAAGGTGGTTAGTTCATTGTGAAGTTAATTTTTGGAATGGGTTGTGTGATTTGAGTTTGGGTTGCATTATATCTTGATGTGTTAATTATCATTGAATATCGTGTGCTTCTATTCTTAGGATCTTTGACTATGTCTTCATTGATATTGTTGCTCTTTCTTACCTTCCAGAAATGTGACAGGATTGTCTTggtgtgtttaatattttatatttgttttcatattatttgtgtttgagatcCTTAATCTCTCAGTTTTGTGGATTGGAATAAAGTGAAGGATTGATTTTGAAAACATTAGAACTATTGTCCTATCCAGACATGAAACAAGGTCGAAAAATCTGTATAAATTCATTCTTGTAATATCTTCTTTATTAATTCATTCTTGTAATATCTTATGTTCAAACTTTACCATATTGTGTATATCTTCTTTTTATGGCTTTATGTGAATGTTTCACTTTCAATATGGAAATCAAGATACATTATGCACGCCTCGTGTTGAAGCAAAAAAGGATGAAGAGGATTTTTGATGCTCAAATTAAATGCACCTTCGTATTTTTCATTGCTTTATTATGTACATGAGAGTAATATTTTGCTTTGTCATACAATATAgtcatgtaatttatttttatcttaatatCGAGATATCAGTTGGGATTTATGTTATTATATCATGCCTCAAATTGTATAACATAAcatgttaaatttgaaatttgatgtatactATCTTTATGGACAAGATTCAATgcttatgaaaattaattatttttgaaagaaatttaccttttaaattggttcttttcaaTCGatttaaaaagtgtttatttttaaaacggCTATTAATAAATTTACCTGTTAAAAGTGCATAAAttactcatttttttaaaatcgcTAAAGTGGCAAGCCACatagaataaatttttaataattttattttcttcatttttttaattaaaaatttaaaaacccaAAACCATCGTCATCATCATCTTACTTAtactagaaaaaaaattcaaaacgcaaaaaaaaaaattcccaaataaaaaaaaaattataaaattactaaACTCATAAAGAAGAGTTTTTGATGGTTATATCctctttttgtttctttattcCCTATCTACCCTACTTTGAAACAATATTCCtgaaatgccctactttttcgttccttcaggaagtcgttccctgggaagcgacctcttgaagaggaaatttttcaatgttaacagggggtcgtttcctggggaagcgacctcccactgggttttttttttttttttttaattttaaagttagtttattattagaattattaatttaattatttaaaaaataaaatactaatattaaattacaataaaacatagtaataaattataaataaaatttatattttaattattattattattattattattattatcattattattattattataataaataattattataggtataattaaaaattattataattaaagtgattaaataaataaattaaatgataataaaaattaaataatgataacaattaaatgaaaagaaatttatattgataacatgaaaataaaatgaaatacattaaattattaatttaattatttaaaaaataaaaatactaataattaattaaaaatacgttaataattaattattaataaatgttatattttaattattgttattattataataaataactattatacttttaattaaaaattattatacttaaaatgatattaaaaattaaataataataacaattaaatgaaaagaaattgatattgataacttgaaaacgaaatgaaatacattaaattaataataaaaaagtacatcaatcaaatttgaaaaaacaaaatacattaaatttatatcaatgatgTCCACTTAAATGACCTCCAGTTCCACATGTACGATGTCGCCGAACTCGTCTAGCTCTCTGAACAAGTTGCGGTTCTTCCGGTTCAtcgtcattttgatcattttcttcaatgtaAGCTGTAGATGGATTAGAACCACTGCCACCTGGTTCCATTACATTTTGGGATTGTTGATTATACATTGAATCAAATACAGCATATgccgactcaggagttgtgcactgagttccaaacaaattatagagaaGCCCATCTTCTGTCGGATAACCGGGTGTTGGTATTTCTGGCACCGACGGAACGTAATACTGAGATGGTGGTGGATCATAAAATGGAACTTCAGTAGCGACGTGTATGTGAGGTGATGATGAAGACNNNNNNNNNNNNNNNNNNNNNNNNNNNNNNNNNNNNNNNNNNNNNNNNNNNNNNNNNNNNNNNNNNNNNNNNNNNNNNNNNNNNNNNNNNNNNNNNNNNNNNNNNNNNNNNNNNNNNNNNN
Protein-coding sequences here:
- the LOC101489785 gene encoding plant cysteine oxidase 3, which codes for MVFASFRRYLSMRHQSSKVQDLYDHCKTVFSPSGMPPPSSQPLLKLSSILDTIKPADVGLKEEAADDDRGLGFFGANQLNRVARWAKPITYVDIHESDSFTMCIFCFPTSSVIPLHDHPEMTVFSKLLYGSLHVKAYDWVEPPCIVESKGPGHSQVRLAKLAVDKVLNAPCETSVLYPKHGGNLHCFTAVTACAVLDILAPPYKEYEGRKCTYYHDYPYSTFSAGNGPVCVGEEDEYAWLAEIEQPSDLYMNTGVYAGPTIQL